A region from the Variovorax sp. RKNM96 genome encodes:
- a CDS encoding DUF5938 domain-containing protein has product MSSSNKKPVVVYGASGYTGRLVCEYLREMNIPFIAAGRSKEKLDAAMKSNVPGIETARYEVVEVAHSVAALTELFTGASVVLNTVGPFAKFGPEVVEACLAAGCHYTDTTGEQDWLITLEQKFGAKFAAAGLLLSPGLAQMYTTGEIAAQLCLETPGLDTLDIAVFWGGSPTIASTQTILVNAATSKAYYLEQNEYVEWQPDAGLYHLSIPGQHEAALALPWGGTSHPVWFKRDPRVANVKVLGGVFTKPLMLGVPQIVAAALKATEGMNEEDRYAALAQTAAGVMNTMPPRENPRINKSVDSVHASGPLGRMHCVIFGNCNYKQTGLLQAYAAASLLQQAPRRAGFASGCQAFGHHELLGALRSFGLVQEPVLTRMG; this is encoded by the coding sequence ATGAGCAGCAGCAACAAGAAACCCGTCGTCGTCTACGGCGCCTCCGGCTACACCGGCCGCCTCGTGTGCGAATACCTGCGGGAGATGAACATCCCCTTCATCGCCGCGGGCCGCAGCAAGGAAAAACTGGATGCGGCAATGAAGTCCAACGTGCCCGGCATCGAGACCGCGCGCTACGAGGTGGTGGAGGTGGCGCATTCGGTGGCGGCGCTCACCGAGCTCTTCACCGGCGCCTCGGTGGTGCTCAACACGGTGGGGCCCTTCGCGAAATTCGGCCCCGAGGTCGTCGAGGCCTGCCTGGCGGCCGGGTGCCACTACACCGACACCACGGGCGAGCAGGATTGGCTCATCACGCTCGAACAGAAGTTCGGCGCCAAGTTCGCCGCCGCGGGCCTGCTGCTCTCACCTGGCCTCGCACAGATGTACACCACCGGCGAGATCGCCGCGCAGCTGTGCCTGGAGACGCCCGGCCTCGACACGCTCGACATCGCCGTGTTCTGGGGCGGCAGCCCGACCATCGCATCGACCCAGACCATCCTGGTCAATGCGGCCACGTCGAAGGCCTACTACCTGGAGCAGAACGAGTACGTGGAGTGGCAGCCCGACGCGGGCCTCTACCACCTGTCCATTCCCGGACAGCACGAAGCGGCGCTGGCGCTGCCCTGGGGCGGCACCTCGCACCCGGTCTGGTTCAAGCGCGATCCGCGCGTGGCCAATGTGAAGGTGCTCGGCGGCGTCTTCACCAAGCCGCTGATGCTGGGCGTGCCGCAGATCGTGGCCGCCGCGCTCAAGGCCACCGAGGGCATGAACGAGGAAGACCGCTACGCCGCCCTGGCCCAGACGGCGGCAGGCGTGATGAACACCATGCCCCCGCGCGAGAACCCGCGCATCAACAAGTCCGTCGATTCGGTGCATGCGTCCGGACCGCTGGGCCGTATGCACTGCGTGATCTTCGGGAACTGCAACTACAAGCAGACCGGCCTGCTGCAGGCCTATGCGGCCGCCTCGCTGCTGCAGCAGGCGCCGCGGCGCGCCGGCTTCGCCTCGGGCTGCCAGGCCTTCGGGCACCACGAGCTGCTGGGCGCACTGCGCAGCTTTGGACTGGTGCAGGAACCCGTGCTCACGCGGATGGGCTGA
- a CDS encoding TetR/AcrR family transcriptional regulator has product MTSHERVKKHAGRVPKARVDKFAERRAELGEAALTTLATLGYARTSLREIAQNSEFSHGVLHYYFSDKVDLIICSVKQYKARCVTRYDHAVDTATTYDELMDGFLQSLGDTLRDEGEVHRLWYDLRSQALFEKAFHDDVVQIDKSLEDMIWRIMSRFAELSGEQSGLPPSATYALFDGLFQQALLKHLSGDAKAIEEMQAAVRQSISWLFAAPAPKSAVARKRKA; this is encoded by the coding sequence ATGACGTCACATGAACGGGTAAAGAAACACGCGGGCCGCGTGCCCAAGGCACGGGTGGACAAGTTCGCCGAACGCCGCGCCGAACTCGGCGAAGCCGCCCTCACCACCCTGGCCACGCTCGGCTACGCACGCACGAGCCTGCGCGAGATCGCGCAGAACTCCGAGTTCTCGCACGGCGTGCTGCACTACTACTTCAGCGACAAGGTCGACCTGATCATCTGCAGCGTCAAGCAGTACAAGGCCCGCTGCGTCACGCGCTACGACCATGCGGTGGACACCGCCACCACTTACGACGAACTGATGGACGGCTTCCTGCAAAGCCTGGGCGACACGCTGCGCGACGAAGGCGAAGTCCACCGGCTCTGGTACGACCTGCGCTCGCAGGCCCTTTTCGAGAAGGCCTTCCACGACGACGTGGTGCAGATAGACAAGAGCCTGGAAGACATGATCTGGCGCATCATGAGCCGCTTCGCCGAACTCTCGGGCGAACAGTCCGGCCTGCCGCCTTCGGCCACCTACGCGCTCTTCGACGGCCTGTTCCAGCAGGCCCTGCTCAAGCACCTGTCGGGCGATGCGAAGGCCATCGAGGAAATGCAGGCCGCGGTGCGGCAATCCATCTCGTGGCTGTTTGCTGCGCCCGCACCCAAGAGCGCCGTCGCGCGCAAGCGCAAGGCCTGA
- a CDS encoding long-chain fatty acid--CoA ligase, whose product MRLVDYLDKGAQSGADAPCLCMGDTRLSYGDVQRLSHRVARALQRSGVAPGSKVAVLSSNDPVAFACVFGVSRAAAVWCPINPRNEAAENRFVLDAFDCSCLIFHSNYAPLVEQMRADLPKVKTLVCLDQAMPYAPSLDQWLAGADDAPIDVSVIDDVAMIAGTGGTTGQPKGVMLSGRNLETMSALTLMGYPFEGRPAYLALAPLTHAAGVLCLPVMALGGQVVIMPKPDLAEFLALIERHRITHTFLPPTLIYMLLQHPQLAATKLDSLQCFWYGAAPMSAARLEEALEKIGPVMAQLFGQTEAPMMISMMSPKEHFNADGSVARQRLSSAGRPGPLVQVGVMNGDGALLQTGESGEIVVRGSLVMLGYYKDPKATEEASRHGWHHTGDIGYLDADGFLYIVDRAKDMIISGGFNVYSAEVEQVLMQHPDVQDSAVVGLPDEKWGERVVAVLQLHAGRQVDAEDIKAFVKARIGSVKAPKQVEVWPDLPRSKVGKVLKKEVRASLLPTTPH is encoded by the coding sequence ATGCGCCTCGTCGACTACCTGGACAAGGGCGCCCAGTCGGGCGCCGACGCGCCGTGCCTCTGCATGGGTGACACGCGGCTTTCGTACGGCGACGTGCAGCGCCTGAGCCACCGCGTGGCCCGCGCGCTGCAGCGCAGCGGCGTTGCGCCGGGCAGCAAGGTGGCGGTGCTGTCGAGCAACGACCCGGTCGCCTTCGCCTGTGTGTTCGGCGTGTCGCGCGCCGCGGCCGTGTGGTGCCCGATCAACCCGCGCAACGAGGCGGCGGAGAACCGCTTCGTGCTCGATGCCTTCGACTGCAGTTGCCTCATCTTCCACAGCAACTACGCGCCGCTGGTCGAGCAGATGCGCGCCGATCTGCCCAAGGTGAAGACGCTGGTGTGCCTCGACCAGGCGATGCCGTATGCGCCATCGCTCGACCAATGGCTTGCCGGCGCGGACGACGCACCGATCGACGTGTCCGTGATCGACGACGTCGCGATGATCGCCGGCACCGGCGGCACCACCGGCCAGCCCAAGGGCGTGATGCTCTCGGGCCGCAACCTCGAGACCATGTCGGCGCTCACGCTGATGGGCTACCCGTTCGAGGGCCGCCCCGCCTATCTCGCGCTCGCGCCGCTCACGCATGCTGCCGGTGTGCTGTGCCTGCCGGTGATGGCGCTCGGTGGGCAGGTGGTCATCATGCCCAAGCCCGATCTGGCCGAGTTCCTCGCGCTGATCGAGCGCCACCGCATTACTCACACCTTCCTGCCGCCGACGCTGATCTACATGCTGCTGCAGCATCCGCAGCTTGCCGCGACGAAGCTCGATTCGCTGCAGTGCTTCTGGTACGGCGCTGCGCCCATGTCGGCCGCGCGGCTCGAAGAGGCGCTGGAAAAGATTGGCCCCGTCATGGCGCAGCTCTTCGGTCAGACCGAGGCGCCGATGATGATCTCGATGATGTCGCCGAAGGAGCACTTCAACGCCGATGGCTCGGTGGCACGGCAGCGCCTTTCTTCGGCAGGCCGGCCCGGCCCGCTGGTGCAGGTCGGCGTGATGAATGGCGATGGCGCATTGCTGCAAACTGGCGAGAGCGGCGAGATCGTGGTGCGCGGCTCGCTCGTGATGCTCGGCTACTACAAGGACCCGAAGGCCACCGAGGAGGCCTCGCGCCACGGCTGGCACCACACGGGCGACATCGGTTACCTCGACGCCGACGGCTTTCTCTACATCGTCGACCGCGCCAAGGACATGATCATCTCGGGCGGTTTCAACGTCTACTCCGCCGAGGTGGAGCAGGTGCTGATGCAGCACCCCGACGTGCAGGACAGCGCCGTTGTCGGCCTGCCCGACGAGAAGTGGGGCGAGCGCGTGGTGGCGGTGCTGCAGCTGCATGCCGGCCGGCAGGTGGATGCGGAAGACATCAAGGCCTTCGTCAAGGCACGCATCGGCAGCGTGAAGGCGCCCAAGCAGGTCGAGGTGTGGCCCGACCTGCCGCGCTCCAAGGTGGGCAAGGTGCTCAAGAAGGAAGTGCGCGCGTCGCTGCTGCCGACAACACCGCACTGA
- a CDS encoding LysR substrate-binding domain-containing protein, whose amino-acid sequence MELRQFKYFVAIVDCGSLSRAAQQLFVAQSALSKQMAELEGELGTPLLLRSRNGVTVTEAGKVFYEYAQGITKQVGDAKAAVHVAADSVVGSVVAALPQSVSPMIALPLMRAAARRYPDVVFHLNEELTGNMADQLLRGRVDVAIFSPTMPAEDIAFTPLVEEDFVFLESPQDPRALPPGDVSIAQATARPLVWPANAHGHCTRWLVDAVLEAAGQPAARVAAEINSVYTLKAAVEAGLGATIMPLGLAQREVREDRLRAHRIDSPAMFRTLGLCVSVHLPTTNAKRAICTLIADVIRDLCTSGQWEGTRLAAPPGKPKKA is encoded by the coding sequence ATGGAGTTGCGCCAGTTCAAGTATTTCGTCGCCATCGTGGATTGCGGGAGCCTCTCGCGCGCGGCGCAGCAGCTCTTCGTGGCGCAATCGGCACTCAGCAAGCAGATGGCCGAACTCGAAGGCGAACTCGGCACCCCGCTGCTGCTGCGCAGCCGCAACGGCGTGACGGTGACCGAGGCGGGCAAGGTGTTCTACGAATACGCGCAGGGCATCACCAAGCAGGTCGGCGATGCGAAGGCCGCAGTGCACGTGGCCGCAGATTCGGTGGTCGGCTCGGTGGTGGCGGCGCTGCCGCAGAGCGTCTCGCCAATGATCGCGCTGCCGCTGATGCGCGCGGCCGCGCGGCGCTACCCGGACGTGGTGTTCCATCTCAACGAAGAACTCACCGGCAACATGGCCGACCAGTTGCTGCGCGGGCGCGTCGACGTGGCGATCTTCTCGCCCACCATGCCCGCGGAAGACATCGCCTTCACGCCACTGGTGGAAGAGGATTTCGTTTTTCTGGAATCGCCGCAGGATCCGCGCGCATTGCCGCCGGGCGACGTGAGCATCGCGCAAGCCACGGCGCGTCCGCTCGTGTGGCCCGCCAATGCGCATGGCCATTGCACCCGCTGGCTGGTGGATGCGGTGCTCGAGGCCGCGGGCCAGCCGGCCGCGCGCGTGGCGGCGGAGATCAATTCGGTCTACACGCTGAAGGCCGCGGTGGAAGCGGGGCTCGGCGCGACCATCATGCCGCTCGGCCTCGCGCAGCGCGAAGTGCGCGAAGACCGGTTGAGGGCGCACCGCATCGATTCGCCTGCGATGTTCCGCACCCTCGGGCTGTGCGTGTCGGTGCATCTGCCGACGACCAATGCGAAGCGCGCGATCTGTACGTTGATCGCCGACGTGATCCGCGACCTGTGCACCAGCGGGCAGTGGGAAGGCACGCGACTGGCGGCGCCGCCCGGCAAGCCGAAAAAGGCGTAG
- a CDS encoding SDR family oxidoreductase, with translation MAKFDLKGRKALVTGGARGIGASIAEALVQAGASVMIGDVLADVGRGTAQRLSASGAKVGFVPLDVTKDGDWAAAAETTVKELGGFDILVNNAGIEITSLVIDVDGDDLRRMLDVNVAGTLLGMKHAFRAMRPGGSAGGGGAVVNIASVAATIAFPAIAGYSATKSAVDRATRVAAMESGKLGYGVRVNCIYPGLVPTDMGMKLASDIVAAGLAPSVEAAVGDVIGQTPLGRLGEVGDMADVVVFLCSDAARFITGAGLAVDGGMGM, from the coding sequence ATGGCCAAGTTCGACTTGAAAGGGCGCAAGGCCCTGGTGACGGGTGGCGCGCGCGGCATTGGCGCGAGCATTGCCGAAGCACTCGTGCAGGCAGGTGCCTCGGTGATGATCGGCGACGTGCTCGCAGACGTGGGTCGCGGAACGGCGCAACGGCTTTCCGCCTCGGGCGCCAAGGTGGGCTTCGTTCCGCTCGACGTCACGAAAGACGGCGACTGGGCCGCCGCCGCCGAGACCACGGTGAAGGAGCTCGGCGGCTTCGACATCCTGGTGAACAACGCCGGCATCGAGATCACCTCGCTGGTGATCGACGTCGACGGCGACGACCTGCGCCGCATGCTCGACGTGAACGTGGCCGGCACGCTGCTCGGCATGAAGCACGCGTTCCGCGCGATGCGCCCCGGCGGCAGCGCGGGCGGCGGCGGTGCGGTGGTGAACATCGCATCGGTAGCGGCCACCATCGCGTTCCCTGCGATCGCCGGCTACTCCGCCACCAAGTCCGCCGTCGACCGTGCCACGCGCGTGGCGGCGATGGAGTCCGGCAAGCTGGGCTACGGCGTGCGCGTGAACTGCATCTACCCGGGCCTCGTGCCCACTGACATGGGCATGAAGCTCGCGAGCGACATCGTGGCCGCGGGCCTCGCGCCGAGCGTCGAGGCTGCCGTCGGCGACGTGATCGGGCAGACGCCGCTCGGTCGCCTGGGCGAAGTCGGAGACATGGCCGACGTGGTGGTCTTCCTCTGCTCCGACGCTGCCCGGTTCATCACCGGCGCGGGCCTCGCGGTGGATGGCGGCATGGGCATGTGA